From Capricornis sumatraensis isolate serow.1 chromosome 19, serow.2, whole genome shotgun sequence:
CAGTGCCCCAGGCAGAGGTCCTGCAGCAGTGCCCTCATCTCAGCCAGACCAATTCCTGTTGACAAGCCAGCCAGAAAATGCCAGAGAGAGAGTGGAGACCGTAGACACTGCCTTCTCCTCAGCTCATCTGCCTCCCTACAGCCACCTTGAGACAGGAGACAAACACACAGACAAGGGCCAGGACTGGCATCCTGGGCTGGTTCCCAGGGCAGATAACCAGGTGCCTGATGCCCCAGGAGAGAAGAAATCCTCTTCTCTCCACTCAAAGGTAAATTCAGAAAGGCTATCTCCATGATTATTCCAAGAAACTGCTCCAGAACCAGAGAATGGGAACATCTGTGCCCAGGCTCTGTTCTGGATGCGGCTCAGGCCACAGTCTTGGGGAGTGGGGGCATCAGCTGGAGTCACGCTGCCTGGAGGAGGCTCTGGCTCGCCAGCTGAGGAGGGAGCCTCTGGCCACTGCCTCGGGAGACAGAGAGCCCGGGCCAGGCAGGGAGCAAAGAGGGCCTGAGGCTTGGGCACTGTGGGGCTTCTCCATTAACTGTGTGTGCTAAAGGGCTGGGGGAGTCCTGGTCATAGCAGGTGGGCTTGGGGGCCACAGCTCCCCCTCCCCAGACCCCTGGACCCAAGgcacctcccttccctctccctttgGAGACAGGCTTGTGTGGGCATCTCTCAGCTCCTCCCCCAGCCTGTCCATCAAAGTTGCAGGGAACATGGAAACCATCTGCCAACCACCCCTCCCTGACCCTTCTTCTCCAGTTGGTATGTTTTTCAAacttaaattttactttcttgaaaaagtaatatatttacatggttcaaaataaaaatattcttttaaaatccaTATATTGAGAAACCTCACTTCTATCTGTGGCTCCATCTACtctctcttcagttcctcttcctgATTAAGACCAGGCATCTGCTCCACTGAACTCATGAGGGtcctttctgtgtttcttaaAGCAAACCAATCATCTatagaaacttttatttttgttgtatttCTCTCCCTATTATACATTTTACAATAGCATACTGTATATCTTACTGTTTTTACTCTGTATACACTGGAGCTATTTCCTTATCATTATTTGAGAGCATCCTCATTTTTTCCCAGCTGTTTAGTATTCCTTCTTCTGTCTACACCATAGTTTATTAACCACCACCCTAAAGATGAGCATATGAATCACTTCCAATCATTCCAATCTTATTTTCAAATGAGATCTTGAGTGGGAATTTTATTCAAGCCAGATTGCTCTGGTTAGAGAAAAGGCGGGGTGGGCCAACACCCTGCTTGCAACCCCACCATCTCACTAGAAACCAAGGTCTCCAGAGGACATAACTTAAAAACCATGATTTTAGCCTAATTTTCCTATCTTATAAACTGGAAACTGGAGCTCAGATCAGTTGCAAGATTCATCCATGCTCATGAGTTATCCTGTGGCAGAACTGAAACCAGAAACCAGATCTCTTGGGCTCTGCTCTCCATGCAACTCATGGTCCATCTCCAGGGAGACCAGACCAGGGCTCTGGGGCCACTTGACTGGAGGCAGGACCACATGTGACTGTGGACCCAGCTCTGGACCCCCATCTACCTCTTTCTCactctgggtttccatttcctcttctactATTTCGGATTAGTCCTTTTGTACTCCCAGCAGAAAAGATCAGGAAAAGGCTGCGTTGGGAAGGACCAGGGTCTCCggcacccctcccccatctagcagatgaggaaactgactcaGCAGCAGTGAGTGCCCTTCTCGGGGGATGCGGCAGGTTTGTGCAGAACGAGGGTGGACGGGGCAGAATCCCAGCCTGGAGGATGCTGTTGCCACACTTGTCACAAGCAGCGTGGGGCCGTGGACAGACAGCCGATCTGGGGACAGGGCACCTGGTCCTGACTCTGACTCTGCCACACACAGGGTGACTCTGGACAACTCCTGCCCTCCCTGGGGTCCAGCCGCTCCTCCTCTATGATGAGAGGGTTGGACTAAGCAGAGGACCTTTACACTCTCTTTTGAGTTCCACAGAGAGGTGGCTGGACCAGCCTTGGAACTGTGACAAATGACACTTAACCTCCCAGCAGGGGGGATGGAGCAGCCGCCCTCATGAACCATGAGGCTTGGACAGTGAGCCCCTCAGGTGAGCCCACCCTGGGCAATTCTTTTACTAAAGCACCGAGGCATTTCCATCATCCTGGGAAGTGAGGTCCCAGGGCTGTGTTCCATTTGATTCAGGAAATATAAGAATATGATACTCCTGCACAAAAACTTGGGTGTATCAATGTGTttgtcaataaaaaattaatcaatacTCAACTTAAGAAAGAAATCGAAGTTTTATTGGAGCCAATCTGAGGAGTATAACTGAGGAGACAATCTCTCAGGAAGCTCTGAGGCCTGTCCTGGAGAAGTAAGAAGGAGGGCAGGATGTATGTGATTTGGGGACACACAGCTTGGTATAGGTTACTGCTCTTCATGAGGACCAGATACCTTGGGTAatggttttagtgcttttctgaatatgggaagatgcaagaaactgGGCTCATAAAAAAATTCTCCTGGAAATATCTATCTGAGGTCTGGTTCTCACACTTGTCCCAGAGCACAAAGTACTTTATCCTGGTTTTcaccctgaattcctttcagggtgGATTGTAGATCAGCGACTGCAGTGGCTAAtgacttgtttctctttttcaaaagcatatattttatgtatgtatgtggctaggctgggtcctagttgcagtatgtgggatctagttgcccaaccagggatcaaacccggggcccctgcgttgggagtgcagagtcttaggcactggaccaccaaggaagtcctggctTGATTCCTGTAGAACTGGGTGGTCGGCAACATTCTTTATCACACAATTCCCTCTGTTTCTGTCTTAATTTCAGCCAAGGTTTAGGAGACATTTTTCACCAATTTGTCCCAGGGTGCTAGGATTGCTCATTCCCAGGTCAGCTGGGGATTTCACTGATAGGCCACTCCCATGCTATTACTCACCCTGTCCTGGCAACAGTAGCTCAAAGACggctggaccacctgtcttacaaGTCTCTCAGTTCCAGGAGATGGTTTCCACTTGTTGcttcttctcatatctagaatcACACTACTACAATCATGGATCTTGAAGAACTATATATTTCATTTCAGTAGCCAGTGCTCatgtatgcttagtcgctcagttgtgtccaactctttgagacctcatggactgcagccctccaggctcctctgtccatggggattctccaggcaagaatactggaatggtttgccatgccctcctctaagggatcttctcaacccagagatcgaatccaggtctcctgcattgcaggtaggttctttactgactgagccaccaggaagcccaagaatactggagcgggagtctctccctcctccagggggtcttcccaccatagaaatcgaaccaaggtctcctgcactgcaggtgggttcaaGTAGCCTagttatcttatttttttcatcattgaCTCAAGAAACAAGAGTCTTGTAAGATGGGCAGAACACAAGTAATACATCTAGTGACCCCAGTAAGGTCGTAAGTAAGTAAGCCGTGTTATCTTCTAAGAAGTTCCATGGTTTGGGCTAGAAAAATTGATATCTATGGTGGAGCAGATATTTCTGCTCTTTAGAAGGTCAGGTTAATATACAATGCACACCAGCAAGGAAGGAAGAGGCCCAAATGGgcagagaaacattttatttgcaaatttttcttctcttgccttaaaatatgaattttatttcattccttcttaagATTTGCCTGCCATAGGATGACCTTCTGGGAGCCCTCCTCTCCACCCCCTATCAATGGGTGAAGATCACAGGCTTCATCCCAGGACAAGAGTGAGGGGCAGCAGTGCGGGACTTCCCCCCGTCCCCCGCAGCTCTGCTTGCCTGGCCCTCTGGTCCTGGTGACACCAGGATGCTGGGCTCTGAGTCTTTGTAATTGAGGACAGGAGATTGGAAGGCCTTCACAGCCACCAGTTACTGTAAAGGCCTGCTGATCTCACTGCAAGGGAGCACAagggcacacacacatgtacacacatgtacacacatgtgcactgagcatgcacacaaacacacagcttTATAGCGAGGCATCCAGATGCTGTCACAGCCCCTTTAAGAGCTAGGGGACAGGATACTGGGCACTGGGGTGGGGCCCAATATCTAGTGTCACAGGCTGGGCCACACCCCCAGGCTCTAGTCTAGGCCTGGGTGGGGAGTCAGTGGGAGGGGCGCCCAGAGACCTACGTTTGGGTGAGGGTGGGAATTGACTGGGACTCCTCTGAGCTCTAGGCAAATTTGCAGCAAGTAGAGTATGAggattttgtttggttttctttcttttctttcatgtttctATTGAAGTTGAAAAGGTTATTATGGACGTGGGAGAAGAGAAAAAACCATTCTCTATGATTGTCAGCAGTGCTGATAGGAATAAGAAGCTtcagaaaatctttttaaattgtgCACATTTATATAGTTCAAATTATGCCTGAGTCCCAGAGAAGCAGGAATCAACATCAAAAGGAACTGACACAGAAAAACACACGTATGTGTCCCCTCACACCCAACAATACAGTTCCTTTGACAATAGAAGCAGCAACCCTATCCCCTACAAACCACCCACCCAAGAGAATTTGAAACTTTCTCTTGAAGAGGAGTTAGTCAGTAATTTTTGGCCCCcagaccagaagaaaaaaaaaggaaaaacaaaacaaaacacccagaCAGGTTGGCAGCGTCCATGCTCTTCTCCCTGCGGAGGCAGGATCTGTTGTTTTGATCACTGAGTCAGGAGGACCACATCGCTGCCCCTCACAAACACTGCAGAAAGGTGTCTTTaaaaccctggggttcttcaccagctcttttttttttttttccccagagagtATTTGGGATGAAAGGCTTTTACCCCTGGCTTCCTCTAAGATGCCCTCTAAGCAATGGATGTTTAGTGAGCCTGCAAAAATTCTGGAGCCAATCTCTTGGAGGACTGAGCACCAAGTGGGGCCCAGGAACCCAGAGTATCTCATGCAAGAATCTCGCCCACTAGAGATTATTGACcttcagaggtttttttttttaacttaaagggGAAGTGCACTGTACAGTTGCTCCACTGGGAGAAAAAAAGCCCAATCCCTTCCTACCCGCCCACACCCCGTAAACTCCCCCAACCACACCAGTAAGGCACTGCCAGGGGGACAGACACGCTTTGGCAATGAGGCCCCTCTGGAGACCCAGCATGTGAACAGCTGCACAGAGGGCTGTGTGTTGTGGAGTCAGCACcttaggaggtgggaggaggctgtgggcagagaaggaaggagtcTGAGGTCCTGATGgatcaaaagaaggaaaatggggaGAGGTGGTCTGGACATAGGAGACGAGAAAACTAAGGACGATCAGAAAAGGGgcaaaaagtagaaaatgaaggaaaacggagagaagcaagagaaagagacaaaataaaatgaacaaccaaAGAAAccaggaaggagacagagcagcAGGAGGGATGGGAACAGAAAAGAGAGTGAGATGCATGGAGAAGGatgtgaggagggagagaggagccaggaagagggcatcagaggacgtCAGAGCTGGGTGAGGATACCTCCTATGAGCAGGGATCAGGAGTCCCTGGGCTGGTCCTCAGTCCCTACAGAGACCTGGCGGGCCCAGTACCCCAGGTCAGTCACATAAATCAGCAGGTTGATGGCTGTCAGGACGGCCACAGCCAGACGCTGGTCCCAGGCGCACATGTCGTAGGTGAGCTCGTCCTCGCAATCCCCATCACTGGGCCTCTGGGGCTGCCCGCCAAACTCCTCGCTGAACTGGTAGAGTGGCCAGAGGACCAGAGCACTGATATAGAGGAGGACGGAGAGCAGGCTGACCACTAGCTGGAAAATGGAGAAGGGCCAGGGCGGCATGTATTCCCATTCAGCCAGGCCCAGCAGGAGGACCACAGCTGCCAGGATGAAGCAGATGGAGTACACGGCCACACACCACTCCAGGGCCGGCTGGTGCAGGTACAGGGAGGTGCTGCTGAGGAAGGCGAAGATGACACCAGCCACGAAGGTCTCCAGCACCTTCAGCAAGGCTCGCGTGGCGTGCTCATAGAAGAAAATCTCCTTGAGATCATACCAAGCCCACAACCCGGCCACTTCTATGACATACAGCACAGACGCGATGCAGGAGAAAGCAGTGGCGGCGATGGCCCGGTCCCGGTAAGGACCGTAAGGCAGGAACTGGACGTAGGTGATGGAGTAGATGATGGAGGCTGAGAGGCAGATGAGGGCCGCATAACAGGTGTAGGTGACGCAGATGTTGTACCAGAAGAAAGGAAAGCTGGACCTGCCCCTGCAACACTCAACTATGGTAATGATGAAGGTCATGGCGAAACAGATGCACCAGAAGGACATGGCCCAGTTACCTATGGCCCCTCTCCCAAAACCCATGTCGGCCACAAGCGAGAAGGCCACACAGGTGGAGAAGAGCTGCGGCAGGCGGAGGCAGCAGCACACGCCAATCGTGGCGTCACTGCTTGGGGATGTCGACCGGGTGGGCATGGTGCTGTGATGGTCAGGCAGGTCACGGTCACCAGTACAGCAGTGGTCTTCCCTGAGGACCCACCAGAGAAAGATCCAGTTCTGCAGGTAGATTGTGTCAGATGCCTGGAAAAGGCTCAGGGCCCCATGAGGGCTGAGGCTCAGGATCTGTGGCGTTGGAAGGCTCAGACACTTGGGTAACAGAACAGCCGCTCCAAATGGTTCTCTCCACTCATCACCCTTGGCCTTGTCGGGAGACTTGTCTTATCCCAAACCTCACAGCTGGGTTGGGTCAGGCCTCAACCATGAACATTTTTTACATCTCTTTGGGCTGTGTCCCATTATCTATAGAGACACAAGGTAGGATGGTCCTTATCTGCAACCCCAAACCTTCAACCCTCTGAAAACtgaacaagaatttttaaaaattcatttggtaGCAAAATTTGACCTGAACAGATCTGGGATAATTTAtgatcttcatttattttatgtattatgaGTGCTCAAAAGTGCAGCTATAGAAACACTAATTTATTTGATTACAAGGAACTTCCAGACCCCAGTGGGATGTTATGTAATATAGAATAGATGCACCATGTCACTTGTCTGAAACTGAAAATTTTTGAATTCTGGAGCATATCTGACCCAAGGGTTTCAGAAAAGAGACTGTGGATTATACTGctaatcccattttatagatgagaaaactaaggcttaaCGAATCAAATGCTTTCATTTGATCCATGCATGACCAGGAAGAGGGAACTCAGAAAACACAGCTAAAGCTGTGGGCTTGAGCACTTTGCTCTACAGCCCACATGTCAGCGGGGTCCATGGGTTGGAGGCCAGGACCAAGGCTTGGGGCTCTGGGACCCAGGATCCACCCTCATGGCcctcagcctccttccacagcatCTGAAGACACGCGTGTCACGGCCTGTCCTCCGTGCAGCATTACTAGCAGGAGCTGCCGTCTGAGGGACACAGCCTCACCCGGAGGAGAGCAGCTCCAGGGGTGAACAGGGAGGAGCCATGGGGTGAGAGCAAGGCCGTGGGGACCAGATGACGTGGGAAGTAGGAAGTGTTCTGAATTCCCGCCCCGCCCCCATTTTGCCTTAACATGTGACTCTTCCCCACTGGGGAAAGGAGACTCTCACCCAGCATGACTCTGGGGTGGTATCATGAGGAACCACAGAATAAGCTGATGACatcatgtttgatttttttagctTCAAAGCTGCCATCCAGGTAAGAGGCCAGAAAAGTCTAGAAAGTAGTCCTACCTGAGTGAGGATTTTCCTGGCCTGGGAGACTGGTTCGCAGCTTCCAAGCTGGGAACCAAGGGATTGGAAATGACAAGGATGCTGTGTCTGATGCTGATGGGGGCCTTTCAGGGCAtccagggagggggtggggaaggacagATGATTGGCTCCCCTTTAAGGGCAGGAGCTGAAAGAGGAGGCCCCTGCAGGACCCCTGGGAGGAGACAATCCTGAGAATGCTCCCGGGACTGGGTGGGGTGCGCAGAGTGGAGATGACAGTGGGGCAGGGGGGGCGGGGTTTCCAGAGTCCCAGGGGCCCTGAGGCAGCCCAGGAGGGGTCTTCTGACCCAGAAGGGATGCAGGCATGGAGCCAACCTTCCCACAGAGGAGGGGCTTGGACTGGAACTGAGACAAGAGAACAGGGGCCTGAAGGGGATTCAGATCTGTGACAGGGACACGTGGCCAGAGTGGCAGGAACCCTGGAGACCATGGAATTGCCCAGGTCACCTGCCCAAGACAGTCCCGCCAGCCAAGGCTGCAGTCCTGCTCACACAGGGGCTCCTCCAGGGTGCAGTGTGAGGGGAGTGAGGCCCCTCCCAGCCCACCTCCTCCTCAGGGACAGCTGCCCTGTTTCCAAGGGACTATTTGCTGAGAGGCCCCCAGGGCTGAAGGGCCAGCACCCTGAGCCCCAGCCAGCTTCCTGCCATCAGGGGCCCTGTCTCCTTTGCTAATAATAAACCCTAGGAAAGGCCATGGCTTGACAACGAAGCAGACAGGAATGtggaagttctggagatggaggcACTGTTGTGGTTGTTTGAGCCATCCAGGGAGGCTCTATGCCTCTCTCTTCTAAACAACTATTTACTATatgtttactatgtgccaggcactgcagaTCCCACAGCAAAACCCAACTCCTGCTCTGAACGAGCACCtgaatcaatgcaaagacattCTGTATAGAGCAGGTAAGCAGAGGAGAGCCAAGGACTCTTGAGGACTTTTCACAGAACTCTCCAGCTGAGCAGAGATTGAAATTCCCTGTGCAAGTCCAGAGAGCAGGGCAAGTGGACTTCGCACCCCCTGAGGAATGAAAGCTGCTGCAAAGTAAGATGGCCTGCTGTGGGAGGTGAGGTGCGAGCCTTTCTGGTCAAGCTGGTGAACCAGTCTGAGGGGAGGGGGATGTGACTGATGGTTCCCAAAGAGTATCCCATGGAATACTAGTCCATGATGTTCCATGGAAAAAAACAGCTCCCAGATCACATAAGTCTGGGAATCACTTACTGCTATAGATCTCTTTTAGTCCTAAGAAGTCCTgcaaaaaagaaatctgtttaactttttaaCCCAGCTTTAAGTGTATTTggccaaataaatttttcttgttttaaaataagaattttattttactgcTTCTTAAGATTTTCCTGCCACGAGGACCACCTCCTGGGAGCCCTTCTCCTCCATCCAACCTGCCTTTGGGTGAAGATCACACGCTTCTTCCCAGTGCAGGAGTGAGGGGCAGCAGAGGgggtccttcccctcccctctcccagagCTCTgcttgcctggctcctctggccCTGGTGACTCCAGGATGCTGGGCTCTGAGGCTTTGTGGCTGTGAACCGGAGAGGAAGAAGGCTTGAGATGACTTTGCCAGTTATTTAAAGGGCTGCTGGTCTTAATGTATGCCTGcccactgacacacacacacacacaaccacacagtCAGTATGCACAAAGCACACACCTTTAAAGAGAGGCATCCAAGGACTGGCAAGGCCCCTTTAAGACCTAGGCTCTTTCTGATTTCTAGTCAAATTTGGGCAATTAGGACCTGTGGATTTTGttggtttccttttcattttgtttattttatcttagaggtttttgaaaaagaacattGTGGATGTGGAAGAAAGGACAAGATTTCTCTCTATGGTTGACAGCAGGGGCTGATGGGGATTGGATACTCCAGGTAATTAAAAGAAaccatacatatttttttctacatttatataGGTCACTTTATGCCTGAGTCTCAGAAAAGCAGAACGCAGTGGCAAAAAGCCACtgacgtgtgtgtgcacacacactcaagtACTGCAATTCACTTGACTACAGCAGCTGAAATCCCCACTCAGTCAACCCACCTTCCCCAGAAAAATAGAAACGAAATTTCACCTGTAAGAACAGGTcctgtcagaaaaagaaaacaaaaagtcccAGGCAGGCTAACATCAGCTTTAAGGCTGGCAGGGCCATGCTGCAGAGGCAGGACCTGCTGTTTTGATCACTGAGGCAGGAGGGCCACATCGCTGCCCCTCACCAACACTGCAGACAGCTATCTTCAAGACTCTGGGGTTCTTTACCAGGTCCTGCTTCGATTCCCCAGAGAGTAGTTGGGATGAGGAGACATTCAGCCTTTGTTTCCTTTAAGATGGCCTCTGCAGACAGTGGGTTTTCAGTAAGCTTAGAAAAATTCTGGAGCCAATGTCAGATGGGGCCAACCACCAGCTGGGGCCTAGGGACCAGGGTCTCTGCATCAAGACTCCTCCCACTGGAAATTACTGActtccagagattttttttttttaacttaaatgggAGACACACTGTACACAAAGAAAGAGGACCCAATGCCTAGCTACACACCCCCATTCCCAAACCGATCACATATATACAAGAGGGACAGACTTGCTTTGGCAACAAGGCCCCTCCGGAGGCCCAGGGTGTGAACAGCTGCACAGAGGGCTGTGTGCTGTGGAGTCAGCACCTTAGGAGGCAGGAGGGGTGGtgagcagagaaggaaggagtcTCAGGTCCTGATGgatcagaagaaggaaaatgggCAGAGGTGGTCAGGACACAGGAGACGGGAAAACCAAGGATAACAAGAAAAGGGgcaaaaagcataaaatatagaaaagatgagagagcagcaagagaaaaagggaaaacagGATGTGGGCAACCAAAGAAAAtaggaaggagacagagcagaaggtgggaaggaaatgggaaagggagtgagatgagtgcagaaGGATgtgagaagggagagaggagagccAGAAAGAGGACACCAGAGCTTGGTAATGAACTTCAGGTGAGACAAGGGAGGAATTGGGAGCCCTTGGGCAAAGCCTCAGCCTCTGTTAAAATTCAGGCGGGCAGAGAACACCAGGTCAGTCACATAAATCAGCAGGTTGATGGCTGTCAAACTAACCACAGCCAGTTGTTGGTCCCAGATGCACACGGAGGTGGGGACTCCACTGCTGCAGTTCACGTCACTGGACCGCTGGAGCGGCCTGCCCAACTTCTCGTTGAACTGGTAGAGCGGCCAGAGGAGCAGAGCAGTGGTGTAGAGGAGGACGGAGAGCAGGGTCAGCACAACCTGGAAAACGGAGAAGGGGATGGGCAGCCTGTTGTCGCATTTGCCCAGGTTCACCAGGATGGCCACGGATGACAAGACGAAGCAGATGGAGTACACGGCCACGCACCACTCCAGGGCCGGCTGGTGCAGGTACAGGGAGGTGTTGCTGAGGAAGACAAAGATGACACAGGCCACGATGGTCTCCAGCCCCTTAAGCAGGCCTGGCACGGTGGCCATATAGCCTGTGATCATGTTGGGCTGGGCCCTAGTCCAGGTCACGTCCATGGCATAAGCCACAAAGGCGATGCAGGAGAATGCAGTGGAGATGATGGGGCGGTCCCAGTCGTGGCTGTTGGACAAGAACTGAATGTAGATGACGGGGTAGATGATGGAGGCCGAGAGGCAGAGGAGGGCGGAGTAGCAGTTGCAGGTGGTGAGAAAGTTGTCCCAGGAGAAGGGGAAGTGGCCCTCCAGCCCGCATAACTCAACTATGAGGATGAGGAGGGTCAGGACGAAGCAGAAGCACCAGATGAACATGGACCAGTTACCTATGGCCCCCTTCCAGGTGCCCACGCTGGCCCCCAGCGAGAAGGCCATGCAGGTGGAGAACAGCTGCAGCTGTCGCAGGCAGCAGCCCATAATGGTCGGGGAGCCCAGGGCCTGAGGACGATCATGTGGTAGTCATTCTGGTCCTACTGGTCACCAGTATGGCAGAGGTCTTCGCTGAGGATCACCCGAGAGAGGTCCAGCCCTGGAGGTGAATTAAGTCAGATGACAGGAAAAGGCTCAGGACTCTGTGATGGCTGAGGCTCAGGATCTGTGGAGTTGGACTCAATGGCTCAGACACTCGGGCAGAAGCACAGCACTCCCGAATGGTTCTCCTTCACCCATCCCCCTTGACCTTGTCACGAGACTTGTCTTATCCCAAAGCTCACAGCTGGGTTGGGTCTGGCATCAGACCATGAACATTTATTTCTTCACCTCTTTCTGCTGTATGCCATTATCTACGGAGACACAGGGTAGCCTGACCCTTATCTGCAACCCCAACCTTTCAAAGTTCTGAAAATTggacaagcattttttttttttaattgtttggtaACAAAATTTGAACTGAACACAGACCATTTATGGTCTTTATTTCATGTGGTATGAAGGTTCAAAATTCAGTTGCAGAAACACGAATGTGTTTGATTACAAGGTATTTCAGACCCCAGTGGGGTATTATGTCATGTAGGATAGATGCACCATGTTACATAAATGAAGCTGAAAAATTCGGAGTCCTGGAGCATATCTGACCCACAGGGTTTCAGAAAAGGGACTGTGGATTGTACTGCTAACCCccttttacagacaagaaaactaaAGTTGGAGGAATTAAGTCCTTTCCTAAGGtggcactggagaaagaaatggcagcccactccagtattcttgcctggaaagtcccatggacaaaggccTGGTaagatatagtccatggggctgccaagagtcggacacgactgagcacactcgCCTACTAAGGGTGCATGactaggaaatgggaacccaaaTAACAGTGCCAAAGCTGCGGGTTTGAAGGCTTTGCTCTATAGCTGACATGTCAAAAGGGCCCATGGGTGGGAGCTCAGGACCAAAGCTCAAGGCTCTGGGACCCAGGATACACTTTCAAGGCCACGGCCTCCTTCTACAGCAACCTGAAGACATACGGGTCCTGGCCTTTCCTCGCTGCAGCCATCACTAGAAGGAGCTGCCATCTGAAGGGACACAACCCCACCCAGAGGAGGGCAGCTTCAGGGGTGAACAGGGAGGAGCCATGGAGTGAGAGCAAGGCCACAGGGACGAGATGACATGGGAAGTAGGGACTATTCTGAATCCCCTCCCCCGAGTTTTACCTTAACACGTGACTCTTGCACACTGGGGAGGGAGACCCCAATCCAGCATGACTCCAAGGTAGAGGATCATGGAGGAACCATAGAATAAATTAACATGTCTGGCTCTTGAGCTCCAAAGCTGCCATCCAGGTGGAAGTCTGGAAAGATCTAGGAGTAGTCCTACCTGAGCAGGACTTTCCTGGCCTGGGAGACTGGTTCGCAGCTTCCAAGCTGGGAACCAAGGGATTGGAAATGAACAAGGATGCTGTGTCTGATGCTGAATGGACCCTTTCAGGGCATcccggggagggggtggggatggatggatggtcaGCCCCTTTTTAAAGGCAAAAGCTGAAAGAGGAGGCCTCTGCAGGACCCCTGGGAGGAGACAGCCCTGAGGATGCTCCCAGgactggggtgggcagggggcagagTGGAGATGACTAGGGGGATCCCAGGGTCCCGGGGGCCCTGAGACACCCAGTAGGTGTCCTCTGACCCAGAAGGGATGCAGGCATGGAGCCAACCTTCCCATGGAGGAGGGG
This genomic window contains:
- the LOC138095401 gene encoding myeloid-associated differentiation marker-like, whose protein sequence is MPTRSTSPSSDATIGVCCCLRLPQLFSTCVAFSLVADMGFGRGAIGNWAMSFWCICFAMTFIITIVECCRGRSSFPFFWYNICVTYTCYAALICLSASIIYSITYVQFLPYGPYRDRAIAATAFSCIASVLYVIEVAGLWAWYDLKEIFFYEHATRALLKVLETFVAGVIFAFLSSTSLYLHQPALEWCVAVYSICFILAAVVLLLGLAEWEYMPPWPFSIFQLVVSLLSVLLYISALVLWPLYQFSEEFGGQPQRPSDGDCEDELTYDMCAWDQRLAVAVLTAINLLIYVTDLGYWARQVSVGTEDQPRDS